The window TTCGGTCGCGCCGATGTACTCTGGCCACTCCCACGGCGCAGCGTCGTAGTGGTTCTCCAACTTCTCCTCGCCGTTGTACATCATGTGCATCAGGCCGATACCGCCGGTGTGGTAGTCGATACAGGCCTGCCAAGAGTCGTGGAGAATCTCGCTGACGGCGTCGACGACGGCCTCGTCGTGGCCGAACGTCTGGCGGACCCACTCGTCGGTGATTTCCTCGGTCTCGAGGTCGGGGTTCCAGCAGAGTCGCCCGAAGCCGTAGAGATTCGACTGAAGAAGGTAGTTGCCGGTCCAACTGGGGTCTTCGCCGACGATACCGACGCCAGCGATGCCCTGTCCCTCGCGTTCGGCGAGCACGTCCTTGACGGGTGTTCCCTCGCCGTCGGCGTAAGTGTCGAACTCGAGGGCTTCTTTCCACATCGGGACGTGGTAGGTGGGGTGGACACCCTGGCCGGTGTACTCGCCGGTAATCTGGAGTTCACAGCCCAGATCGGTCTCAGGCATTGCACCGAACAGCGTCGAGATGGGCTCGCGCTGCTGGAAGTCGATCGGGCCGTTTTTGATCTGGACGGTGACGTTGTCGTGGAACTCGCCGTCAATATGGGAGAAAGCCTCGTAGGCCTGGACGGCGCGGTCGTCGTGCTCGGAGTAGACGAACGCACGCCACCAGACGCGGCCACTGTGGCCCTCGAAGGCCTCGCCGAGAACGTTCGCGCCTTCCGCGTGGCTCCGGTCGTAATCGTACGGACCCGGCTGCCCCTCGGAGTCGGCCTTGACGAGGAAGCCGCCGAAATCGGGGATAATTTCGTAGATTTCGTCGACCTTGTCCTGCCACCACTGTTGGACGTCGGGATCGTGTGGATCTGCCGTCTCGAGGCCGCCCAGTCGGATCGGCGCGGCGTAGTTGACTGAGAGATAGATCTGGATGCCGTACCGGCGGAAGACCGAGGCGAGTGCCTCGAGTTTCTCGAGGTTCTTCCGTTCTAAGAGCTGCCAGCCGGCGCGTTCGGCGACGGCGTCGTTGGCGGTTGGGCGGTCAGGAATGCCGGTGTTGACGTTGTTCGGGACGACGCCGTTGATGCCGACGGAGGAGAGCAGGCGCGCGTAGTCGAAGTACCGCTGTCGGGTGTCGGGCAGGCGCTCCCAGTCGAAGATGGACTGGCCCGCGTAGCCGCGTTCGACGGAGCGACGGAACGGGTTGTCCCAGTGGTTGATGATCCGGGAGTTGTTCGCCGGTTCAGAGACGATATCGAGATCGTCGACTGGCTCGCCGAGTGCGATGCGTCGCAGCAGGTCGAAGGTTCCGTAGACGAGACCCGCGTCGTTCGGGGCCGTAATGACGGTACACTCGTGGCCCTCCCACTCGACGGTCCGGATGACGTAGCTGTCCTCGGCGAGGTCCCAGACCTCGTCGGGGTCGATTGTCTGGTGAATCGGTTGCATCTCCTCGGGATGGCCGATGACAAGGAAGTTCTCGACTGATCGTGGCGGATGCTGCCAGAAGTGTGGTTCTTCGCCGAGCATGCCCTCGAGACCGAGTTGGAGTTCGGCGCGAACAGCCCCGAGTTCGGGTGCGCCTTCGGAGACGTAGGCGTGTGAGAGTCGCTCGCGATACGCGGCGAGGTCGGCATCGGCGACGGGCTCGTACTGGAGCCAACAGTCGTCGTAGGTGGTGTCGAACATTCGTCTCGAGATGAAGCGTGACCGCGGTAAAAACGTTCCTTGTTCCCTGATTGAGTCCACACTGTGTTGACACGCGTCGACTCGAGAGTAACACGTAATCGAAGTACGATTACAAATTACCGGGTGGCATTACTGGGATGAAAATCATTATAATTGGGTAGTCGCTAGGTCACGTGTAGCATGCCCAAACACGACGCGGATGATAGCGACAGCGACGACGCACTTACCTTCCGACGACGCCCGGTTTTGGGTTCGATCGGTGCTGCTGGCGTCGCTGGCGCGCTTGGACTTTCTATTGATACGGGACGCGCCGCATCGATTGCACAGGACGGCGACTGGGAAGCTGATGCTGAGGAACGCATCGAAGAACACCGGACTGCAGACCTCGAGGTGACGGTCACCGACGCTGATGGGGCTGAACTCGACGGGGCCGAGGTTGAGGTTGCGATGCAAGAGCACGAGTACGATTTCGGGACGATGATCCACGCGGAGTTCCTGACCGAGGGGACCGAGTGGGGCGGACCGATGACGGCCCCGGACGGCAGCGAGTACGACGAAGACGACCAACAGGAGTACGAAGAGACCGTCGAGGAGCTATTCAACATGGTCGTCTTCGAGAATCTCCACAAGTGGGGCCAGTGGGAAGATAACCAGGAAATTGCTGACAACGCTGTCGACTGGGCAGTCGACCACGACATGGACATCCGCGGTCACGTCGCCTTGTGGGGAAACATCGATGCGCACGCGATTCCTGCGGACGTCGTTGAGGCGATGGGCGTCGAGTGGGAAGACGGCGGCGCGACCGATCCCGACCACGACCCCGAGTACGTCGTCGAGCGGTCGATGGACCACATCGAGGACATCATCAGCCACTACGGCGACGACATCACCGAGTGGGAGATCAAAAACGAGGTCCTGCACGAGCCCGATATGATTCGGGCCGTCGAAGGCGACGGCGCTGACGACGACTCTGTCGATCACCTCGAGGCCGAGATTCTGGGCGACTGGTACGAGAAGGGCCAGGAAGTCGCTGATGAGTATGGCGTCGATATCGCGGTCAACGACTACAACACGCTCGAGGGAGGGTATCAGGACGAACAGGACGAGTACGAGCGCCAGATCGACTACCTGGTCAACGACCGTGATATTGATCTCGACGGGATCGGCTTCCAGTGTCACTTCGCTGCAAGCGAGATGCTCGAGCCGGACGAGATTATGGACAACCTCGAGCAGTTCGAGGACTACGGTGCGGGCTTCCGTGCGACGGAGTTCGACACGTTCCAGGAGTGGGACGAAGAGTGGGAGGATCCCGAAGAGCAAGGCGAATACCTCCACACGTTCTTGAAGACCTGGTTCAGCCATCCAAACACCGACTCGTTCCTTGTGTGGGGGCACTGGGACGGCGTCCACTGGGGGCCAGATCAGGGCCACGACCCAGACGGCGTGCTGTTCGATCACGACTGGAACCCCAAGCCGGCGTACGACTACTACACCGACCTTGTCTTCGATGAGTGGTGGACTGAGGAGTCCGGCGAAACCAATGGCGGATCCTACACGACGACTGGCTTCAAAGGCGAGTACGAAATTACCGCGAGCTACGACGGTGCGGAAACGACGACGACCGCGACGCTTTCCGACGATGGCGAGACCGTCGAACTCGAGATTGATGCGGACGGCATGGACGACTCAGAGCCAGCCGACGATTCGGCCGACGAACCAGCCGATGACAGTGACGATACGGGAGCGAGCGACGACGGTGACGACGGCGACGGCATCCCTGGCCTGGGAATCGTCTCCTCACTGGCCGCCCTTTCGGGGCTTGCCGGCTACGCGCTTCGACGCGGTGGTGAAGACGAGTCCTAACGCAAAATTATCATTAACATATAGAAACGTTATAGGAGGCTGAACCGAGACGACCCAGTAATGGGTGACGAAACCACAGCGGGCGATTCGTCGCGGCAACGTTCCATGCTCCGCCGGCCGTTTCTTGGCGCAGTTGGGGCGTGCAGCGGGCTCGGTATTGCTAGCGCACTTGGACTCTCTCGTACCGATTCAGTACGCGCGACACAGGACGACGACGAGGAAACGGACTGGGAAGCCGAAGCTGACGAACGCATCGAAGAGCATCGAACAACGGACCTCGAGGTGCGAGTCGTCGACCGCAACGGCGATCCGATCGACGGCGCGGACGTCGATATCACGATGTCCGAACACGAGTACGGCTTCGGGACCGCTGTCAACGCGGGCACGCTACTCGAGGAGACTGAACCCGGCGACGAGTACCACGAGCACATTCCCGAGTTGTTCAACAAGGCCGTCCTCGAGAACCAACACAAGTGGCGGTTTTTTGAGGATGATCAGGACCTAGCCGACGAGGCGACTGAGTGGATTCTCGAGCAGGATCTCGAACTGCGCGGCCACACCTGTCTGTGGGCGAGTGTCGACTCGGCTGCGGTTCCAGAGGACGTGGTTTCGGCGATGGGCCGGGAGTGGGATGAAGGCGATGTGACTGATCCCGAGGAAGATCCCGACCACGTCTTAGAGCGAGCAACCGAACACCTCGAGACGATCATGGAACACTACGGCGACGACATTACCGAGTGGGACGTGGTCAATGAGGCTGTCAACGAGCCGGGATTCATCCGCACAATCGACGGCGTCAACAGGGGCTTCGAAGGACCAACCCTCGCAGAGTGGTACCAGCGTGCGGCCGAAATCGGGGACGAATACGACGTCGGTGTCGACGTCAACGACTACAACGTCCTCGTCGGTCCAAACCAGGGCACGCGGGAGTTCTATCAGGACCAGATCGAGTTCCTGCGCGAGGAAGGCGTCGACCTCGACGGAATCGGACTACAGTGTCACTTTAGCGAGGGGAACACCTTGGACTCTGAGCAGGTCATGGACGGCATCGATCTGTATGCCGATTACGACGCGGACGTTCGAATCACGGAGTTCGACACCGAAGGCGGCTCGTGGGACGACAACGAAAAGGCCGACTATCTCCACATGTTCCTCAAAACGGTCTTCAGCCATCCCGCGACGACCGACTTCGTCATGTGGGGCTTCTGGGACGGCCGTCACTGGTACGACGACGCCCCCCTGTTCTACGAGGACTGGGAGCCAAAACCCGGCTACGACGCCTACACCAACCTCGTCTTCGACGAATGGTGGACCGACGAAGACGGCCAGACCGACAGCGGCGTCTACGAAACGCAGGCGTTCCACGGCGAGTACGAACTGAGCGCAAGCTATGAAGACGAGAGCGCCTCGACAACGACCACCATTACCGGCGAGGACGAAACCATCGAACTCGAGTTAGACAACGAGGCGGGCGAAGACAGTATCCCCGGCTTCGGCGTCGGTGCGGCACTTGCCGGCCTCGCCGGGCTTGCGGGCTATGCCTGGCTTCGCGACGGCGACGCAGAAACGGCGTAAGCACCATACTCGATCCGTCTCACATTTCGAGTCTTCTCAGCAACACTGCAAAAACGGCTGTTGATCGGCGGTATTAGTACTCCTCGAGGCCTTCTTTCACGGCGTCGTAGGCCGGCTTCTCGCCGTAGCGGCCATCGAACAGCAGCGGGTCGCCGGTGTAGCGCTGGCCGAAGTCCTTGAAGCCACGGATCCAGGAACTGCCGTCGTGGACGCCCCACGTGACGAGATTGTCACAGCCAACATCAAGACAGGTCTCGACGACCTCGCGATAGTATTCGGCTTGTTCCTCGAGTGGGTTTTCGGGTTCCTCGCCGTCGTGGAAGGCGACATCCATCTCGGTGATGTGGACCTCGAGGCCGAGCTCTTGGAAGCGCTGGATGTTCTCCGCGATGGATTCTGGATCTGGCCAGTCGCCCAGTGCGTGGAGTTGGAGCCCAACACCGTCGATTGGGACGTCATCCTCGAGCAGTCCTTCGACTAAGTCGTAGATCGCGTCGGATTTCTCATTGATCTCGTCTGCGCCGTAGTCGTTGTAGAAGAGGTCGGCGTCGGTGACCTCGTCGGCCCAACGGAAGGCATCGGCGATGTAGTCCTCACCGAGGCCGTCGGACCAGACCGTCCGGCGCATCGAACCGTCGTCGTCGACGGCCTCGTTGACGACATCCCAGGCGTCGATTTTCGCGCGATACCGCCCGGCGACGGTATGAATGTGATCTCGCAGGAACGTTCGGAGTTGCTCGTCCGTGTAGTCCCACGCCTGGAACCAGTCGGGTTTCTGGTTGTGCCAGACGAGCGTGTGCCCGCGCACGTACATGTCGTTTTCGACGCCGAAGTTGACGATAGCGTCGCCGTTCTTGAAGTCGTAGGTATGTCGCGACGGGCGCAGTCGCGTCATCTTCAGGGCGTTTTCAGGTGTTACGGCGTTGAACTCCTCTGCAACGGTTTTCCAGTAACTCGGGTCGACGCGGAGCGCGTTGGGGTCGAGCGCCGCACCGATAGTAAACTCCTGTGCATCAGCAGCATCACGAAGCGTTGCCTGCTCTGACATTGAGCGAACAGAGGGAACGGATCGCATAAAACGTAGGGGTCCCGGCAGAGCCCACCCGACAGGCACAAGGGTTGTATAGTTGCTTTTCAAATGGCCTGCCATGAGCACAACAGCGACACAGAAAAAGTTCGCCCGCGGGGCAATGTTGATCTCCGTGATCATTGGCATCATCGGATTGATGTATTTCACTACGCGTGGGGAGGTGGTGACCGGTCTCGTCGTCGGCACGCTGTTCGGAGTCGGCGGCTACTGGGAGTACAAACGACGCATTCGCGACCTCGAGCAAGCGGACATGGGTGGTGCCGAGCGCGATCCGTTCGAAGAGCGAGAGCGCCGCCGGTGACCGGCAAAAGCGCCATCGTCGCCGCTCGAACACGCCGATCCGCAGGATTATAGTCGCCCCCCAGCGAACCGGTGGCGTATGAGTTTCCTCGACGACGACTACCTCCTCGAGACCGATGCCGCACGCGAGTTGTACGCTGCAATCGAAGACCTGCCAATTATC is drawn from Natronolimnobius sp. AArcel1 and contains these coding sequences:
- a CDS encoding alpha-glucuronidase family glycosyl hydrolase, which codes for MFDTTYDDCWLQYEPVADADLAAYRERLSHAYVSEGAPELGAVRAELQLGLEGMLGEEPHFWQHPPRSVENFLVIGHPEEMQPIHQTIDPDEVWDLAEDSYVIRTVEWEGHECTVITAPNDAGLVYGTFDLLRRIALGEPVDDLDIVSEPANNSRIINHWDNPFRRSVERGYAGQSIFDWERLPDTRQRYFDYARLLSSVGINGVVPNNVNTGIPDRPTANDAVAERAGWQLLERKNLEKLEALASVFRRYGIQIYLSVNYAAPIRLGGLETADPHDPDVQQWWQDKVDEIYEIIPDFGGFLVKADSEGQPGPYDYDRSHAEGANVLGEAFEGHSGRVWWRAFVYSEHDDRAVQAYEAFSHIDGEFHDNVTVQIKNGPIDFQQREPISTLFGAMPETDLGCELQITGEYTGQGVHPTYHVPMWKEALEFDTYADGEGTPVKDVLAEREGQGIAGVGIVGEDPSWTGNYLLQSNLYGFGRLCWNPDLETEEITDEWVRQTFGHDEAVVDAVSEILHDSWQACIDYHTGGIGLMHMMYNGEEKLENHYDAAPWEWPEYIGATEDGIGVDRTSKGSGYAAQYRDPITERYDDLESCPKELLLFFHHLEWDHELEDGRTVVQTLYDNCHAGVEAVREMRTQWTSIEDAVDERRSRHVAERFDEHVVQAERWCETLCEYFYEKSDIPDAHGRIPSDD
- a CDS encoding endo-1,4-beta-xylanase, encoding MPKHDADDSDSDDALTFRRRPVLGSIGAAGVAGALGLSIDTGRAASIAQDGDWEADAEERIEEHRTADLEVTVTDADGAELDGAEVEVAMQEHEYDFGTMIHAEFLTEGTEWGGPMTAPDGSEYDEDDQQEYEETVEELFNMVVFENLHKWGQWEDNQEIADNAVDWAVDHDMDIRGHVALWGNIDAHAIPADVVEAMGVEWEDGGATDPDHDPEYVVERSMDHIEDIISHYGDDITEWEIKNEVLHEPDMIRAVEGDGADDDSVDHLEAEILGDWYEKGQEVADEYGVDIAVNDYNTLEGGYQDEQDEYERQIDYLVNDRDIDLDGIGFQCHFAASEMLEPDEIMDNLEQFEDYGAGFRATEFDTFQEWDEEWEDPEEQGEYLHTFLKTWFSHPNTDSFLVWGHWDGVHWGPDQGHDPDGVLFDHDWNPKPAYDYYTDLVFDEWWTEESGETNGGSYTTTGFKGEYEITASYDGAETTTTATLSDDGETVELEIDADGMDDSEPADDSADEPADDSDDTGASDDGDDGDGIPGLGIVSSLAALSGLAGYALRRGGEDES
- a CDS encoding endo-1,4-beta-xylanase translates to MGDETTAGDSSRQRSMLRRPFLGAVGACSGLGIASALGLSRTDSVRATQDDDEETDWEAEADERIEEHRTTDLEVRVVDRNGDPIDGADVDITMSEHEYGFGTAVNAGTLLEETEPGDEYHEHIPELFNKAVLENQHKWRFFEDDQDLADEATEWILEQDLELRGHTCLWASVDSAAVPEDVVSAMGREWDEGDVTDPEEDPDHVLERATEHLETIMEHYGDDITEWDVVNEAVNEPGFIRTIDGVNRGFEGPTLAEWYQRAAEIGDEYDVGVDVNDYNVLVGPNQGTREFYQDQIEFLREEGVDLDGIGLQCHFSEGNTLDSEQVMDGIDLYADYDADVRITEFDTEGGSWDDNEKADYLHMFLKTVFSHPATTDFVMWGFWDGRHWYDDAPLFYEDWEPKPGYDAYTNLVFDEWWTDEDGQTDSGVYETQAFHGEYELSASYEDESASTTTTITGEDETIELELDNEAGEDSIPGFGVGAALAGLAGLAGYAWLRDGDAETA
- a CDS encoding endo-1,4-beta-xylanase translates to MSEQATLRDAADAQEFTIGAALDPNALRVDPSYWKTVAEEFNAVTPENALKMTRLRPSRHTYDFKNGDAIVNFGVENDMYVRGHTLVWHNQKPDWFQAWDYTDEQLRTFLRDHIHTVAGRYRAKIDAWDVVNEAVDDDGSMRRTVWSDGLGEDYIADAFRWADEVTDADLFYNDYGADEINEKSDAIYDLVEGLLEDDVPIDGVGLQLHALGDWPDPESIAENIQRFQELGLEVHITEMDVAFHDGEEPENPLEEQAEYYREVVETCLDVGCDNLVTWGVHDGSSWIRGFKDFGQRYTGDPLLFDGRYGEKPAYDAVKEGLEEY
- a CDS encoding DUF441 domain-containing protein, translating into MSTTATQKKFARGAMLISVIIGIIGLMYFTTRGEVVTGLVVGTLFGVGGYWEYKRRIRDLEQADMGGAERDPFEERERRR